From the genome of Triticum aestivum cultivar Chinese Spring chromosome 3B, IWGSC CS RefSeq v2.1, whole genome shotgun sequence, one region includes:
- the LOC123064406 gene encoding E3 ubiquitin-protein ligase SINA-like 10, which translates to MQGAAAAAERRSRASPDKADESSKKARLDLPDGHMKQEAAGGGDGGAIVGAAYIQRVELAVRIDKQVLHCPLCTLPFKPPVFQCKAGHPACGSCVALLPFGQCKACVDGGGFFDPCPALDGVVSSTRIGCPNAGCQWYVIYHEVAEHQKVCPHAPCRCTEPGCGYVGAPQALAGHLHTVHLVPVRAVQYGKVIKLQLPVSTTRLVLLGDDNCVFLMTVGALGAGVTAVSVVCARARAATRPRFTCKMWVNLETPLAAVANCGKEGMVLVDMHMRSSSSPGAVVAAGEPTFLTVPPMYLVPVAGDGASMEVPLYIRIDKLSP; encoded by the exons ATGCaaggcgccgccgcggccgccgagaGGAGGAGCAGGGCTTCGCCTGACAAGGCCGACGAGAGCTCTAAGAAGGCGCGGCTGGACCTGCCCGACGGCCACATGAAGCAAGAGGCGGCCGGTGGAGGAGATGGAGGCGCCATCGTTGGGGCGGCGTACATCCAGCGAGTGGAACTCGCCGTGAGGATCGACAAGCAAGTGCTCCACTGCCCCCTCTGCACCCTCCCCTTCAAGCCCCCGGTCTTCCAG TGCAAAGCGGGGCACCCGGCCTGCGGCAGCTGCGTGGCCCTGCTGCCCTTCGGGCAGTGCAAGGCATGCGTGGACGGCGGCGGCTTCTTCGACCCCTGCCCTGCGCTGGACGGCGTGGTGTCCTCCACCAGGATCGGGTGCCCCAACGCCGGCTGCCAGTGGTAcgtgatctaccacgaggtcgccGAGCACCAGAAAGTGTGCCCGCACGCGCCTTGCCGGTGCACTGAGCCCGGCTGCGGCTACGTCGGCGCGCCGCAGGCGCTTGCCGGTCACCTCCACACTGTCCACTTGGTGCCGGTGCGCGCCGTGCAGTACGGCAAGGTCATCAAGCTTCAGCTACCGGTGTCGACCACGCGGCTGGTGCTCCTTGGCGACGACAACTGCGTGTTCCTCATGACCGTGGGCGCGCTCGGCGCCGGTGTGACGGCCGTGTCTGTGGTGTGCGCCAGGGCGAGAGCGGCgacgcggccgcggttcacgtgtAAGATGTGGGTCAACCTGGAGACACCCCTGGCAGCAGTGGCGAACTGCGGCAAGGAGGGCATGGTGCTCGTGGACATGCACATGAGGAGCAGCTCATCGCCCGGGGCCGTGGTTGCTGCGGGCGAGCCCACGTTCCTGACAGTGCCGCCAATGTACCTGGTGCCAGTAGCAGGAGACGGGGCATCCATGGAAGTTCCCCTGTACATCCGCATCGATAAGCTCTCCCCTTGA